TCGGCCATTCCCAACGCTCGCAACCAACGCTTTCACTTAGGTCATCCAATGCAACCTCATCAGTCGCATTACCGGCGCCGTTGGCATGGTTCACATCAAAGCTGATTCCCTGACGGTGGTATTTGTGGGGAGTGCTCCACTCCCTGCCCCGGTCTTGGCGACAATGACTTTTTTTAGCGACTGGCCATAGGGGTTGTCCAATATAAGAACGTCATTGGCCCGCACCGTTGCCGCGTCAGCGCCGCTTATCACCGCGTTGTTCGCGCCGCTTTGCGTCACCGAAACGTTCATGCTTTCCAGCACCTTGGGCACCGTTGCCGCCATCGGAAAACTACTTTTCGCCGCGGAAGCCGTAGACGCGGTACAGCGTGAATTGGCGCACCGGCTGGCCGCCGCGATTGATGGTAATCTCTTTCGTTTTTTCCGCCCTATCGAAAAGGTAGAACGCGTCCGGCGGCTCCTCGAAACGGTTGTCCGCCACGAAGATGAAATCGGCCCCGGCGGGGGGGATTTTATCCGGAAAGAAATCAAACTGGTCGGTTGACCCGTTGAGACAATAGACCGGCGGTTTGTTGTGCGTGGCGAAGGCGAGTTGCGAGCACATCACCCAGTGGTGGGCCATCACGAATTTTCCGTGTGCGCCGGGGAGCGCCGCAAATTCCCCTTCCACCGCATGCCCCACTTCGGGCCAGCCGTGCAGCTCGTTGATGATGTCGTACTTCGGCTTCAACGGCAGGATGGGGTAAAACACATGGATGTAGGCTGCGGCGACCAGCGCGGCGGAAAGTCCGATGGCGGCATAGCTGAATTTTTTCCATTGTTCGCGCCGCACGGTCAAGTAGTGTCCCCACGCCATGTAGAGCGTGAGGTAGGCGAAGGCCGCCCAGTGCGGTTCGGAAGTGTGCGACCAAAGCCCGATGTAGTAGAAAAAAACGAGCGGCGGCACGCCGAGCCAGAAGATCGGCACGAAGCGCGTATCGCGTTCGGCGAAGAGCGATTTGCCGGCGCGGTACGCCACATACAACAATCCGAACCAGATGAGCGGCGACATATACAGCCCCTGCCCGCCCAAAAACTCGCCGCAGTGTTTCCACCCAAAATGCCGTTCCACGTTGCGGTCGACAAGGTGGAACTTGAACGAGGGGAAATTATTGATCACGTTCCAGGCTATCACCGGCGCGAAGGCGGCAAGCCCCAGCACGCCGCCGAGGTAAATATGCGGCTTTTTCAGGTGGTGGCGCAGATTGGGGTGGAAGCCGAGCATCAGCAATGCGGAAGGAACGAGCGGCGCCAGCATGTATTTCCCCAACAGCCCCACGCCGATGGCGAGGCCGGCGGGATACCAGAGGAGCGGCTTGTCCTCGCGCACCGCCTTCGCAGCGAGGTTCACGAAGAGCATCCAGAAAAATGCGGCCGGGATATCCGGCACCATCTGCAGCGCGCCGAAAGCGAACAGCGGCGACACGTTGAACAGCAGCAGCGCCCAAAAGCCGGTCTCGCGGCTGTTGAAGATGTCGTGGGCGGTTTTGTAGATAAGCCAACAGACGCCTATGAAGATAATGGCCGAGGGGAAACGCACCCAAAACGGCGTATCGCCGTGGATGGCGGTGGAAAACCGGATGAGCCACGCCACCAGCGGCGGGTGGTCGTAGTAGCTCAGGTCCATGTGGCGCGACCAGGTCCAGTAATACGATTCGCTGTCCCCCAGGCCGGTGGTTCCCATCACCGTGAGCCGGTAAAGGGTGAATGCGCCGACGAGGATCAGGGAGCGGGTGCGCCAGACGATGCCGGTTTCACTATGTTTTGAATCCACTGGTGCCGCGCCCTTATACGGCGGCCAGCACGATGTTGTGCCTATCGCAAAAAGCAATTACCGCGGGAAGATCGATAACCACCACGCCGCCAGCCTCCACGGCAAGCGCGGCCGCGCCGCACTCGGCCAGCAATTGCACGGTGCGTTCCCCCACGGCGGGGATGTCGTAGCGGCGGTCCTGATTCGGGCGGCTCGCCTTGATCATCACCGTTCCTTTTCCCCCCAGCCCGCAGCCGCGGCGGATCGCTTCGTCGGTTCCCTCCACCGCTTCCACGGCGAGCACCACGCCCTCTTTAACGATGATGGTCTGGCCGATCTCCTTGCCGGCCAGCTCGCGGCAAAGCGCCATGGAGCGTTCAAATTCCCCGGCCAGCGCGGCGGACGGCGCGATTTTTCCTAAAATCCCCTTTTGCGGGATGAGGGCCGGCAGCCAGTCGGTCTGTTTGGCCACAGTCATCCCCTCCCCCTCCAGTTCCGCGATGATGGCGGTCATGATGGAACGGTCGTCCTTTTGCAGCAGGCGCCCCATCATTTTCACGGCGCGCAGATCGAACTTCAGGTTTTCAAAAATCGCCGTCTTTTCGATTTTTCCAATGAGCACCACTTCGCGCACACCGGCGTCTTTAAAAACGCCTATCACCTTTTCGGCCTGCCCGAGGCCGCAACGATGCACCGTGGCGAGGCCGTTGAGCGCGTCGGCCGATTCCGCCTGGAAGCATACGGCAACAACCGGACGGCCGCGTTGATGCGCGGTTTCACAGACGATACGGGGAAGCGAGCCGCCGCCGGCGATAAGGCCGAGAGGCTCCATTACTTTCCGCCGCGGCAAAGATCAAGTATCTGGAGCGCCAGCTTGAGCGAGCGGAGTTCGTCTTCCACGCTTACCCTGCGGTCGGCTTCCCCTTTCGCGCAGGCGATGAGGTGGCGCAGTTCGAGGCGGAGCGGGTTGTCGCGGTGGACGAAGATCCGTTCGGAGGTCGATTCTTCCTTGTATTTAAGCTCCTGCCGGCTCACCTCGGTGGCGGCGCGGGCCAGCCGGTGTACATGGATTTCCTGGTCGGCGAAATTGAGGCTGACAAAATGCTCCTTGCAGGAGATGGTCATCATGCGCGACTTGTGCTGCGTCACCCGGCTGGCGGTGAAGGTGGCCAATGTGCCGTTGGCGAATTTCACCTGCACGTCCACCACGTCTTCCATTTGGGAAAAGACTTTGGCGCCGATGACGTGTATCCGCTCCGGCTCGGAATTGACGAGGCCCAGCACGATGTCGATGTCGTGGATCATGAGGTCGAGCACCACGCTGTCGTCTTTCACCCGCGGGTCGAACGGCCCCATCCGGCTGCACTGGATGAGCAGCGGCTCCGGGGCGATCTTGTGCAGTTCCTGCACCGCGCCGTTGAAGCGCTCGATGTGCCCCACATGCAGCACCACCCCCTTGGCGGCGGCGAGATCGAACAGCTCTTTGGCGTGTTCGTAATTGTTGGAAACCGGTTTTTCGACGATGGCGTGTTTGCCCGCGCCGAGCACCGCCATGCCGACCGCGTGGTGCAGGGGGGTGGGCACCGCCACGCAGACCACGTCCACATGGGGAAGCATCTCGCGGTAATCGGCAAAGTATTGAACGCGGTACTTGTCGGCGACGGCCCGGCCCCGGACGGCGCTGACGTCCGACACGGCGGCAAGCCGCACTTCCGGCATTTCGGAAAGGACATTCACGTGGAACTGCCCCATTCGTCCGGTGCCGATAACCCCTACACGCGGTTTTCCTTCTATCTGCATATGGGGGGAATTATAACACCGCCGCGCCGAAAGAAAACGGGGCACTTGCTGAACTAAAAAAAAGCCCGTCACCACGGGAGACGGGCTTTTTTCCGGGAACTTTTACTTCACACCCTTACCGATCAGATAATCCTTGTACAGCATATCCGTCTTGAGGATATGGTTGTACAGCCAGTCTTTCAGGAAAACCATGACGGCCATCGATAACACGGCTTTTCCGCTATTAAAATTGTTCAGAACATCGGAGGCCTGCTTCGTCAGTTCGTCGTGTTCCTTCTTGTGCGCGGCTGTGTTGGGATAGGCAAATTTTTTAAAATACTCTTCTTCGGTGGCGAAATGCGAGACGGTGTATTTCACCAGCTCGTCGAGTATTTTCCCCGTGATCTCTTTGCCTTTTCCTTGCGGTATCGCTTCGCTCAACTCGTTTACCATGCCGAAGAGCTTTTTGTGTTGGTCATCGATGCTTTTTATTCCGACGCTGTATTTTTCTTCCCAGGGAATAAATGCCATAAATACCTCCAATTCCACCTTATTAGTCCAATTTGCCCCGGCAAAACGGGCGTTACATCGAGACCTTTAGTGGCATACATATCAGTGTTGCGGGAGGAAGTCAAACGGATTACGCGCGCTTGGGGAGGCGGCGGTTGCGGAAAAATTCCACCGCGGCGGGATTTATGCGCCCGTCACCGCCGAAAGATTTTGTATCTCCTTTTTTAGTTCTATGACTTCCAGATGAGGGGGGCAATCGCTCCAATTGTGATGCCAGCAAACAATCACATCGCATCGCATCCATCCGGTGCATGACCATGCTCTTTAAAGTTGCGGCTTTCAAACTCGAATTCGATTTTCACCCTTTGCTATCGGCCATTGGGGATGCGGCGCTTGGCCTCACAGTCGGGGAACCCGGGCTGTATTGCCTCCACGGAATAGCCAAGTTCATTTGCCACCATGCCAAATATGAAAATGACTCCGTTTTCGTTAACCGGCTCGTGGCGAAGTCCCCGGAAGTCCAAAGGATTTCCATAGGTGGTTCTGTCATCCAATTTGGAATGTTTTGGATTTTTAGAAGTGTTGCTTATTGTGATGGCGTCAGAATTGGATTTTTTCTCAAGAGGCTTGCTTTCGGGCAGCAAAGCCAATACATCCTCAAATCCGGGTTTGTTTTCAGCAAATTCCCTGAATTTGTCAGGTATGCCACTCCAATTTCCAAATCGTTTCCAAAACAACACCTGACTGTATTTTCCTTCTCTCCGGTATTCATTAGTGGTGGGTATTTTCCCTTTTCTTTTTACAAGTTTTGCCCAATCCTCAAGCAAAACATTGTCATCCAATTTTATGTTTTCTTCATTTGGCTTGAAACCTGCCGTACGGACAGCTTCATTCCAGCTTGTAAAATACTTTTGTATATGCCAATCAGCTATCTTTGAAAATTCTTTAAACTCCCTTCGGGAAGGGGTTCGGCCCAGTCTTTCTGCTAAGCTGTTTATCGAATCAAGAATCC
The genomic region above belongs to Nitrospinota bacterium and contains:
- a CDS encoding glycosyltransferase family 39 protein yields the protein MDSKHSETGIVWRTRSLILVGAFTLYRLTVMGTTGLGDSESYYWTWSRHMDLSYYDHPPLVAWLIRFSTAIHGDTPFWVRFPSAIIFIGVCWLIYKTAHDIFNSRETGFWALLLFNVSPLFAFGALQMVPDIPAAFFWMLFVNLAAKAVREDKPLLWYPAGLAIGVGLLGKYMLAPLVPSALLMLGFHPNLRHHLKKPHIYLGGVLGLAAFAPVIAWNVINNFPSFKFHLVDRNVERHFGWKHCGEFLGGQGLYMSPLIWFGLLYVAYRAGKSLFAERDTRFVPIFWLGVPPLVFFYYIGLWSHTSEPHWAAFAYLTLYMAWGHYLTVRREQWKKFSYAAIGLSAALVAAAYIHVFYPILPLKPKYDIINELHGWPEVGHAVEGEFAALPGAHGKFVMAHHWVMCSQLAFATHNKPPVYCLNGSTDQFDFFPDKIPPAGADFIFVADNRFEEPPDAFYLFDRAEKTKEITINRGGQPVRQFTLYRVYGFRGEK
- the lpxI gene encoding UDP-2,3-diacylglucosamine diphosphatase LpxI (LpxI, functionally equivalent to LpxH, replaces it in LPS biosynthesis in a minority of bacteria.), producing the protein MEPLGLIAGGGSLPRIVCETAHQRGRPVVAVCFQAESADALNGLATVHRCGLGQAEKVIGVFKDAGVREVVLIGKIEKTAIFENLKFDLRAVKMMGRLLQKDDRSIMTAIIAELEGEGMTVAKQTDWLPALIPQKGILGKIAPSAALAGEFERSMALCRELAGKEIGQTIIVKEGVVLAVEAVEGTDEAIRRGCGLGGKGTVMIKASRPNQDRRYDIPAVGERTVQLLAECGAAALAVEAGGVVVIDLPAVIAFCDRHNIVLAAV
- a CDS encoding Gfo/Idh/MocA family oxidoreductase, with product MQIEGKPRVGVIGTGRMGQFHVNVLSEMPEVRLAAVSDVSAVRGRAVADKYRVQYFADYREMLPHVDVVCVAVPTPLHHAVGMAVLGAGKHAIVEKPVSNNYEHAKELFDLAAAKGVVLHVGHIERFNGAVQELHKIAPEPLLIQCSRMGPFDPRVKDDSVVLDLMIHDIDIVLGLVNSEPERIHVIGAKVFSQMEDVVDVQVKFANGTLATFTASRVTQHKSRMMTISCKEHFVSLNFADQEIHVHRLARAATEVSRQELKYKEESTSERIFVHRDNPLRLELRHLIACAKGEADRRVSVEDELRSLKLALQILDLCRGGK
- a CDS encoding hemerythrin family protein, whose protein sequence is MAFIPWEEKYSVGIKSIDDQHKKLFGMVNELSEAIPQGKGKEITGKILDELVKYTVSHFATEEEYFKKFAYPNTAAHKKEHDELTKQASDVLNNFNSGKAVLSMAVMVFLKDWLYNHILKTDMLYKDYLIGKGVK